Proteins encoded by one window of Nocardia goodfellowii:
- a CDS encoding cutinase family protein: MANYPARIAGVLSALAVAVAFAGTGPATAQPPAPAPSTSLAIDSCPALYALGIQGTGESSPDAAPSTDTGMLSTVFRPLLAQAGDTGLVDRAYVPYESSFGGFTNGGTTPYAQSVSDGLTRLRSMAQSVVDRCPRTRLAIVGYSQGAHVASLFAQEVGQSKGVVPADKVAAVALFGDPTRNTGAPLFPGSPGKTNPDAAPGTDGDEIASIAALNQTPAAGGGIAPERDTAENFAALTGRVASFCTAGDLSCDAPEGAPILRAVANIAGQAQVSGGDPIASLVSVAQALAYTSIKTVAKVVNEDISGSSLSNLSISPKKSISERLADASDPRSPLDINGAFQALLKVGMIGLNAVVTVVKAVINPATIAELATAGLANPVAGLALLGAKLLGAIPQLIPPTTISRLVTQAFTAVVQNITDNSELLNVTTWVKYWETVQRHGAYDSAAVTAGGDAPVRFVADWFAALARDLDETLGSGAAPQTVSTTPTPRLSVPANGASTTPNPSGTGQFPFGNGADRAPSSGDSVSPTAVPGTPRSSNPSLTN, encoded by the coding sequence ATGGCCAATTACCCGGCAAGAATCGCGGGGGTGCTCAGTGCACTCGCCGTTGCTGTGGCATTCGCCGGTACCGGTCCGGCCACCGCTCAGCCCCCTGCTCCGGCTCCTTCCACGAGTCTGGCGATAGATAGCTGTCCGGCCTTGTACGCGTTGGGAATTCAGGGCACGGGCGAGTCCTCCCCGGACGCCGCGCCGAGCACCGACACCGGGATGCTGTCCACCGTCTTCCGTCCGCTGCTGGCCCAGGCCGGCGACACCGGCCTGGTCGATCGGGCCTACGTGCCTTACGAATCCAGCTTCGGCGGTTTCACCAACGGCGGCACCACGCCCTACGCGCAGTCGGTGTCCGATGGCCTGACCAGGCTCCGCTCGATGGCCCAGTCGGTCGTGGACCGTTGCCCGCGAACCAGATTGGCGATCGTCGGCTACTCCCAGGGCGCGCACGTGGCTTCGCTGTTCGCCCAGGAGGTCGGGCAGAGCAAGGGCGTGGTCCCGGCCGACAAGGTCGCCGCCGTAGCGCTTTTCGGCGATCCCACCCGCAATACGGGCGCTCCGCTGTTCCCGGGCTCGCCGGGCAAGACGAACCCCGACGCCGCTCCGGGCACCGATGGCGACGAGATCGCCTCGATCGCCGCCCTGAACCAGACCCCGGCCGCCGGCGGCGGCATCGCCCCGGAACGGGACACGGCCGAGAACTTCGCGGCTCTTACCGGGCGCGTCGCGAGTTTCTGTACGGCGGGCGATCTTTCGTGCGACGCCCCGGAGGGCGCGCCGATCCTGCGGGCGGTGGCCAATATCGCGGGCCAGGCCCAGGTCAGCGGTGGCGACCCGATCGCCTCCCTGGTCTCGGTGGCGCAGGCGCTGGCCTACACCTCGATCAAGACCGTCGCCAAGGTGGTCAACGAGGACATCTCCGGCAGCTCGCTGTCGAATCTGTCGATCTCGCCGAAGAAGTCGATCTCCGAGCGTCTGGCGGACGCGTCCGACCCCCGCTCCCCGCTCGACATCAACGGCGCCTTCCAGGCCCTGCTGAAGGTCGGCATGATCGGCCTGAACGCGGTCGTCACGGTGGTGAAGGCGGTCATCAACCCCGCCACCATCGCCGAACTCGCCACCGCGGGCCTGGCCAACCCGGTCGCGGGGCTGGCCTTGCTGGGCGCCAAACTGCTCGGCGCGATCCCGCAACTGATTCCGCCGACCACCATCTCGCGCCTGGTCACCCAGGCGTTCACCGCCGTCGTCCAGAACATCACCGACAACAGCGAACTGCTCAATGTCACCACCTGGGTGAAGTACTGGGAGACCGTCCAGCGGCACGGCGCCTACGACTCCGCGGCGGTCACCGCCGGCGGCGACGCGCCGGTGCGTTTCGTGGCCGACTGGTTCGCCGCGCTGGCCCGGGATCTGGACGAAACGCTCGGTAGCGGCGCTGCGCCGCAGACCGTGAGTACCACGCCGACGCCCCGATTATCGGTACCCGCTAACGGCGCGTCGACTACGCCGAACCCTTCCGGTACGGGACAATTTCCGTTCGGGAACGGAGCCGATCGCGCCCCATCCAGTGGCGATTCGGTTTCGCCCACCGCGGTACCCGGCACCCCCAGATCTAGTAACCCGTCCTTGACGAACTGA
- a CDS encoding MinD/ParA family ATP-binding protein: MGDDWSRWLDDTPEAGVAPDKPARSKAPVVRLRRNKQGGGATGTEEQHETQGAQRPILVVGGCGGAGVTTTALGIAGELGMAGTPTVAVDATAAGSDLALRGADEHLHPISLQSWLYGRGNDEPAPVKECLSLATSGIGLLWRDAAPLRRRATYLTVARAIDDAGFTGVYDGGSAIAGRQLRPLLDDSDVALVLAIPARADAANRLRVALEWLDDQYGDATEGQGGGIVGDTTIVISHQLPGADSRIADHLREHLSGWVRDIREIPYDPHLARGELVRHSALAPETRRAYGRLLAGVAS, from the coding sequence ATGGGAGACGACTGGAGCCGCTGGCTCGACGACACACCCGAGGCGGGTGTGGCGCCGGACAAGCCCGCGCGGTCGAAGGCTCCGGTGGTGCGGTTACGGCGGAACAAGCAGGGCGGGGGCGCTACAGGCACCGAGGAACAGCACGAGACGCAAGGCGCGCAACGCCCGATTCTGGTGGTAGGCGGCTGCGGTGGTGCGGGGGTCACCACGACGGCGCTCGGTATCGCGGGTGAGCTGGGCATGGCCGGTACGCCGACGGTGGCGGTGGACGCGACCGCCGCGGGTAGCGATCTGGCCTTGCGCGGCGCCGACGAGCACCTGCATCCGATCAGCCTGCAGTCGTGGCTGTACGGACGCGGCAACGACGAGCCGGCGCCGGTGAAGGAATGTCTGTCGCTGGCGACCTCGGGCATCGGCCTGCTCTGGCGGGACGCGGCTCCGCTGCGCCGCCGTGCGACATACCTCACGGTGGCGCGAGCCATCGACGACGCCGGGTTCACCGGTGTGTACGACGGCGGCAGCGCGATAGCCGGGCGGCAACTACGTCCGCTCCTAGATGACTCGGATGTGGCTCTGGTGCTAGCCATCCCGGCCCGCGCCGACGCCGCGAACCGATTGCGCGTCGCCCTGGAATGGCTGGACGACCAGTACGGGGACGCTACCGAAGGTCAAGGGGGCGGCATCGTGGGTGACACCACCATCGTGATCTCACATCAACTACCGGGCGCGGACTCCCGCATTGCCGACCATTTGCGCGAACACCTGTCGGGCTGGGTCCGCGATATCCGCGAGATTCCCTACGATCCGCATCTGGCGCGCGGTGAGCTGGTCCGGCACTCCGCTCTGGCTCCGGAGACTCGACGAGCCTATGGGCGCCTACTGGCGGGGGTGGCATCATGA
- a CDS encoding SCO6880 family protein, which yields MTMSDTYERRSYGLWQKPRSAGLFGLRWEETVIGFVVVITALITAMVGGFKWGLIVGGFGVLVMVPLVWRTGGRSGYETGIMMFNWMRSRKRGEHVYRGGRFSRIPGGVTRLPGLLAPSKLYEGIDAGGYSFGMIHLPQFAQYTVVLRAWPQGHEAVDQPVIDRWVSAWGTFLASVGQTSDIVAVVPVIDTVPETGNRLLTEVSTITRPDAPELAQQVMYELATELPQERVQLLPRVAITFKATTAERRKNPAEEAVEIGRRLPGICAALAEAGVRAQPMSADEVIAFIRRSYDPASQADLEVAASDPEGHGLDWADAGPVSHDEKWDHLIHDGGRSVTWEMDAAPEGAVDERVLQRLLAPNPEVPRKRIAIVYRPHSAADAAEIVDDDFKNALVAQQSERGVVSAAATLRVGATQQAREEQARGHGVTRFGALVTITEPLRGDLPRIEAITRDLSTQARLKIRRCYRYQSAAFAASLGCGVILPEHATIPKALAG from the coding sequence ATGACGATGTCTGACACCTACGAGCGCCGGTCCTACGGCCTCTGGCAGAAGCCGCGCAGCGCGGGCCTTTTCGGCCTGCGCTGGGAGGAGACCGTGATCGGCTTCGTGGTCGTGATCACGGCGCTGATCACGGCCATGGTCGGCGGCTTCAAATGGGGTTTGATCGTCGGTGGTTTCGGCGTTCTGGTGATGGTTCCACTGGTGTGGCGAACCGGAGGGCGCTCCGGCTATGAGACGGGAATTATGATGTTCAACTGGATGCGCTCGCGTAAACGCGGCGAGCACGTGTACCGCGGCGGCCGGTTTTCCCGGATCCCCGGCGGTGTCACGCGATTGCCCGGCTTGCTGGCCCCGTCCAAGCTGTACGAGGGCATCGACGCCGGCGGCTACAGCTTCGGCATGATCCACCTGCCGCAGTTCGCCCAGTACACCGTGGTGCTGCGGGCCTGGCCGCAGGGCCACGAGGCCGTCGACCAACCGGTGATCGACCGCTGGGTCTCGGCCTGGGGCACCTTCCTCGCCTCGGTCGGCCAGACCTCCGACATCGTGGCGGTGGTGCCGGTCATCGATACCGTGCCCGAGACCGGAAACCGTTTGCTCACCGAGGTTTCCACCATCACCCGCCCGGACGCTCCGGAGCTGGCCCAGCAGGTGATGTACGAGCTGGCCACCGAACTGCCGCAGGAGCGGGTGCAACTGTTGCCGCGCGTGGCGATCACGTTCAAGGCCACTACCGCCGAACGCCGCAAGAATCCGGCCGAGGAGGCCGTCGAGATCGGCCGGCGGCTGCCGGGAATCTGCGCCGCCCTGGCCGAGGCGGGCGTGCGCGCCCAGCCGATGTCGGCCGACGAGGTGATCGCCTTCATCCGCCGCAGCTACGACCCGGCCTCGCAGGCCGACCTCGAGGTCGCGGCGTCGGATCCCGAAGGGCACGGGCTGGATTGGGCCGACGCGGGCCCGGTCTCGCACGACGAGAAGTGGGACCACCTGATCCACGACGGCGGTCGCTCGGTCACCTGGGAGATGGACGCCGCCCCCGAGGGCGCGGTGGACGAGCGGGTGCTGCAACGGCTGCTCGCGCCCAACCCGGAGGTGCCGCGCAAGCGCATCGCCATCGTGTACCGGCCGCATTCGGCCGCGGACGCCGCCGAGATCGTGGACGACGACTTCAAGAACGCCCTCGTCGCCCAGCAGAGCGAACGCGGGGTCGTCTCGGCGGCGGCGACGCTGCGGGTGGGCGCTACCCAGCAGGCCCGCGAGGAGCAGGCCCGGGGTCACGGTGTGACCCGCTTCGGTGCGCTGGTGACCATCACCGAGCCACTGCGCGGTGACCTGCCGCGCATCGAAGCCATCACGCGCGACCTGTCCACACAGGCCCGCTTGAAGATCCGGCGGTGTTACCGCTATCAGTCGGCGGCCTTCGCGGCTTCGCTCGGCTGCGGGGTGATCCTGCCGGAGCACGCGACCATTCCGAAGGCATTGGCGGGGTAG
- a CDS encoding transposase, giving the protein MPHRSYRRVSPEVRKAAVEQVIALTGKLRSESEACRVVAEQIGVHTNSVRNWVRATEGPGLDRMDATALRRKVALLQQQLAAAAEMNRTLADTLNEARRRT; this is encoded by the coding sequence ATGCCGCATCGGTCGTATCGGAGAGTGTCGCCGGAAGTGCGCAAGGCCGCCGTCGAGCAGGTCATCGCGCTGACCGGCAAACTCCGCAGCGAGTCGGAAGCCTGCCGTGTGGTCGCCGAGCAGATCGGCGTGCACACCAACTCGGTGCGCAATTGGGTTCGCGCCACCGAGGGCCCCGGTCTGGATCGCATGGACGCGACCGCCCTGCGCCGCAAAGTGGCTCTCCTGCAACAACAATTGGCCGCGGCCGCCGAGATGAACCGCACCCTGGCCGACACCCTCAACGAAGCCCGTCGCCGAACGTGA
- a CDS encoding peptidoglycan DD-metalloendopeptidase family protein, with amino-acid sequence MNAKGVLWFALGIVVGLIAMVLVVVLPSIEDPCEGSAVLGASQTALPPLGGWAPGDPRAAATAPPDPGAAQTNPTVTGTPSLAAGVGPLNRTMPMATGTFTVSDTFGSRGGDHRGVDMAAADGTPIFSVSDGKVVAAGPASGFGNWIVVDSIDTNGRGYSAVYGHMWDNGVLVRVGDTVTAGQQIGLVGSAGESSGPHLHFEIVPGGRFTGGRHIDPLPWLAGAPTPDLGGAQWYSADPRCSRGFGTQGGALADGKVPEELEIWYRRAGSLCPEITPSLLAAQAKQESGFRRGLTSPAGAQGLAQFLPGTAASTNPDDGQPYVIDADGNGVASVWDDGDAIIGQGRYMCAIAGKVGQWISEGRVQGDVTALTLAAYNAGEGAVLASGGMPNQYAAHLSETQPYVRNILAMEPQYRSPGAQGRFTPEEGAGGVQIVEAAHDWLGTPYVWGGGGPQGPSSGGLDGPGLTAAAVFAASAGTVTLARTVEQQWEAGAEVSMSKIQPGDLVFSSFGPRGPAEVGIYAGDGTMIQAVPGADGRSGGVSEVPMPGDARARRVL; translated from the coding sequence ATGAACGCCAAAGGCGTGCTGTGGTTTGCCCTCGGCATTGTGGTCGGGTTGATCGCCATGGTGCTGGTGGTGGTGCTGCCCTCCATCGAAGACCCGTGTGAAGGTTCCGCCGTGCTGGGCGCCTCGCAGACCGCGCTGCCTCCGCTGGGTGGCTGGGCGCCCGGAGATCCCCGCGCCGCCGCGACCGCCCCGCCCGATCCCGGTGCGGCACAGACGAATCCAACCGTGACCGGTACGCCGTCGCTGGCCGCCGGTGTGGGGCCGCTGAATCGGACCATGCCGATGGCGACGGGCACCTTCACGGTGTCGGACACCTTCGGTTCGCGCGGCGGCGATCATCGGGGCGTCGACATGGCGGCGGCCGACGGCACCCCGATCTTCTCGGTGTCCGACGGGAAAGTCGTGGCCGCGGGCCCCGCTTCGGGGTTCGGCAACTGGATCGTGGTCGACTCCATCGACACCAACGGCCGCGGCTACTCCGCAGTGTACGGGCACATGTGGGACAACGGTGTGCTGGTGCGCGTCGGTGACACCGTGACCGCGGGCCAGCAGATCGGCCTGGTCGGCTCGGCGGGCGAATCCAGTGGCCCGCACCTGCATTTCGAGATCGTGCCGGGTGGCCGGTTCACCGGTGGCCGCCACATCGATCCGCTGCCCTGGCTGGCCGGTGCACCGACTCCTGATCTCGGCGGCGCGCAATGGTATTCGGCTGATCCGCGGTGCAGCCGCGGCTTCGGTACCCAGGGCGGCGCCCTCGCCGACGGCAAGGTGCCCGAGGAACTCGAGATCTGGTATCGCCGTGCGGGTTCGCTGTGCCCGGAGATCACCCCGTCGCTGCTGGCCGCGCAGGCCAAGCAGGAGTCGGGATTCCGGCGCGGTCTGACCTCACCGGCGGGTGCGCAGGGGCTGGCGCAGTTCCTGCCCGGCACCGCCGCCTCCACCAATCCCGACGACGGGCAGCCGTATGTGATCGACGCCGACGGCAACGGCGTGGCCAGCGTGTGGGACGATGGTGACGCGATCATCGGTCAGGGCCGCTACATGTGCGCCATCGCGGGCAAGGTGGGGCAGTGGATTTCCGAGGGCCGGGTGCAGGGTGATGTCACCGCGCTCACCCTGGCCGCTTACAACGCCGGTGAGGGCGCGGTGCTCGCCTCCGGCGGGATGCCGAATCAGTATGCGGCGCATCTCTCGGAGACCCAGCCCTACGTGCGCAACATCCTCGCGATGGAGCCGCAGTACCGGTCGCCCGGTGCACAAGGCCGTTTCACCCCCGAGGAGGGCGCGGGGGGCGTGCAGATCGTGGAGGCCGCGCACGATTGGCTCGGCACACCGTATGTCTGGGGTGGCGGCGGGCCGCAGGGCCCGAGCAGCGGCGGGCTGGACGGGCCCGGCCTCACCGCGGCGGCGGTATTCGCGGCCTCCGCCGGGACCGTCACCCTGGCCCGCACCGTCGAACAACAGTGGGAGGCAGGCGCTGAAGTGTCGATGAGCAAAATCCAGCCCGGTGATCTGGTGTTCAGCTCGTTCGGGCCGCGCGGTCCCGCCGAGGTCGGAATCTATGCCGGCGACGGCACGATGATCCAGGCGGTGCCCGGCGCGGACGGCCGTTCCGGCGGCGTCAGCGAGGTGCCGATGCCCGGTGACGCGCGGGCCAGGAGGGTGCTGTGA
- a CDS encoding type IV secretory system conjugative DNA transfer family protein produces the protein MAKKKKVTDPAAVGPDPALILIYLGLSMLGVLWIALHLGNALAVVRQDVPVNPIAIVAELVRGQLTWPKPATVIVILVAVAVVATVLVRKRLTTHKSKGKLPVDDKAGYMGTGGAIAALTEAGVREKAEQLGMKLGYKDAPGVPIGVSVADGVMLYGSYEDLHLDIWGPRQGKSTSRVIPAILSAIGPVLTTSNKRDVVDATRDVREGKGSPTYVFDPQGVADEDPTWFWNPLDWVDARREGCEMRAQRLAGHFADADNGTDSSSSDVFFDPEAEDLLAGLFLAAAVARRPIVQVWDWVTNPGDHEPIELLRAASHDYTASGLAMQYNADPRTRSGIFGTAKKMIRCLQLSNVHPWVLPGGDRRQFDELEFVERNGTLYSLSLEGRGSAAPLVSALTEAVVDVAMRKASRSPGGRLPIPLLAVLDEAANVVRWKDLPKQYSHFGSRGIVVMTVLQSWAQGARCWGDAGMLALWSAANIKVLGSGVDDMNFLRDRSEAIGEYESISSSVSESKGGKSYSRSLGASKTFTVHALTTLPKGRAIVFTSGQPAVLVRTVPWWEGDYAAEVKASIAHHDPTRKTTISDLIGSPKLTKVVPPQDSGQVKEVRPL, from the coding sequence ATGGCGAAAAAGAAGAAGGTGACGGATCCGGCGGCGGTCGGTCCCGATCCCGCCCTCATCCTTATCTACCTCGGGCTGTCCATGCTGGGGGTGCTGTGGATCGCGCTGCACCTCGGCAACGCGCTCGCGGTGGTCCGGCAGGACGTCCCGGTCAACCCGATCGCCATCGTGGCCGAACTGGTGCGCGGGCAGCTCACCTGGCCCAAGCCCGCCACGGTCATCGTCATCCTGGTCGCGGTCGCGGTCGTTGCCACCGTGCTGGTGCGCAAGCGGCTGACCACGCACAAGTCCAAAGGCAAACTGCCGGTGGACGACAAGGCCGGGTATATGGGTACCGGCGGCGCCATCGCCGCGCTCACCGAGGCGGGTGTCCGGGAGAAGGCCGAACAGCTCGGCATGAAACTGGGTTACAAGGACGCCCCCGGCGTGCCCATCGGTGTCAGCGTCGCCGACGGCGTCATGCTCTACGGCTCCTACGAGGACCTGCATCTCGACATCTGGGGGCCGCGCCAGGGCAAGTCGACCTCCCGGGTGATCCCGGCGATCCTGTCCGCCATCGGCCCGGTGCTCACCACCTCCAACAAGCGCGACGTGGTCGACGCGACCCGCGACGTGCGGGAGGGCAAGGGCAGTCCCACCTACGTCTTCGATCCGCAGGGCGTCGCCGACGAGGACCCGACCTGGTTCTGGAATCCGCTGGACTGGGTGGACGCGCGCCGCGAAGGCTGCGAGATGCGGGCCCAGCGCCTGGCCGGCCACTTCGCCGACGCCGACAACGGTACGGACAGTTCGTCCTCGGACGTCTTCTTCGATCCCGAAGCCGAGGACCTGCTGGCCGGTCTGTTCCTGGCCGCGGCCGTGGCACGCCGGCCGATCGTGCAGGTGTGGGATTGGGTCACCAACCCGGGCGACCACGAGCCCATCGAGCTGCTGCGCGCCGCCAGCCACGACTACACCGCGTCCGGCCTGGCTATGCAGTACAACGCCGATCCCCGTACGCGCAGTGGCATTTTCGGCACGGCCAAGAAGATGATCCGCTGTCTGCAGCTGTCTAACGTGCACCCGTGGGTGCTGCCCGGCGGTGACCGTCGCCAGTTCGACGAGCTGGAGTTCGTGGAGCGCAACGGCACCCTCTACAGCCTCTCCCTGGAGGGCCGCGGCTCGGCCGCCCCGCTGGTCAGCGCCTTGACCGAGGCGGTCGTCGACGTGGCCATGCGCAAGGCGTCCCGTTCGCCCGGTGGCCGCCTGCCGATCCCGCTGCTCGCGGTGCTCGACGAGGCCGCCAACGTGGTGCGCTGGAAGGATCTGCCCAAGCAGTACAGCCACTTCGGTTCGCGCGGCATCGTCGTGATGACGGTGCTGCAGTCCTGGGCGCAGGGCGCCCGCTGCTGGGGTGACGCGGGCATGCTCGCGCTCTGGTCGGCCGCCAATATCAAGGTGCTCGGCAGTGGCGTGGATGATATGAACTTCCTGCGGGACCGCTCCGAGGCCATCGGCGAGTACGAATCCATCTCCTCCTCGGTCTCGGAATCCAAAGGGGGCAAGAGTTATTCGCGTTCGCTCGGCGCGTCCAAGACGTTCACCGTGCACGCGCTGACCACGCTGCCCAAGGGCCGGGCGATCGTGTTCACCTCCGGTCAGCCGGCGGTTCTCGTTCGCACGGTTCCGTGGTGGGAGGGCGACTACGCTGCGGAGGTCAAGGCTTCGATCGCGCATCACGATCCCACCCGCAAGACCACCATTTCCGACTTGATCGGCTCGCCCAAGCTGACCAAGGTCGTCCCGCCCCAGGACTCCGGGCAGGTTAAGGAGGTTCGGCCACTGTGA
- a CDS encoding DUF4913 domain-containing protein yields MTEQQQQPMIYTNVVEFVENYLSLVYRRQVTDISETVWCPEWWKHAEAVARLDALWRAWEHYRLEPSTGLSIWFLDHADPHMTKLFDPRGPFKYCSVRNGHKDMLSPLPLKSPAQGMFGDPTIGDFRM; encoded by the coding sequence GTGACAGAACAGCAGCAGCAACCGATGATCTACACGAATGTCGTGGAGTTCGTCGAGAACTACTTGAGCCTGGTTTATCGCCGTCAGGTCACCGACATCAGCGAGACCGTGTGGTGCCCGGAGTGGTGGAAACACGCCGAGGCGGTGGCACGGCTGGATGCGCTGTGGCGCGCCTGGGAGCACTACCGGCTGGAGCCGAGCACCGGATTGAGCATCTGGTTCCTCGACCACGCCGATCCGCACATGACCAAGCTGTTCGATCCGCGCGGGCCGTTCAAGTACTGCAGCGTCCGCAACGGTCACAAGGACATGCTGAGCCCGCTACCCCTGAAGTCGCCGGCCCAGGGCATGTTCGGCGATCCCACGATCGGTGACTTCCGGATGTAA
- a CDS encoding peptidylprolyl isomerase, whose translation MPTNEQRRAAAKRKLERQLANRAERARRRKQLTIAGSVLGVVVAVAAATGVYFLTKGEDKKDDTAQPDASLTAAAPPAAKPKADLVSCTYSDSAKPADKPATKPEQVEVPTTGPNAKISMSMETSAGPIGLTLNNAESPCTVNSFISLAKQKYFDGTSCHRMTTGEGLKVLQCGDPTGTGMGGPGYQFANEYPTDQYAPNDPNAQTPVDYKRGVLAMANAGPGTNGSQFFIVYGDSQLPPQYTIFGSVDESSLSTLDQIAQGGSDDSNGPGDGKPIKPVEIQSVLLDN comes from the coding sequence GTGCCGACCAACGAACAGCGACGAGCGGCGGCTAAACGCAAGCTCGAGCGCCAGCTGGCCAACCGTGCCGAACGGGCGCGCAGGCGCAAGCAACTGACCATCGCCGGATCGGTACTCGGTGTGGTCGTCGCGGTAGCGGCCGCCACCGGCGTGTATTTCCTGACCAAGGGCGAGGACAAGAAAGACGACACGGCGCAGCCGGACGCCTCCCTGACCGCGGCCGCGCCCCCGGCCGCGAAGCCCAAGGCCGACCTGGTCAGCTGCACCTACTCCGACAGCGCGAAGCCGGCCGACAAGCCGGCCACCAAGCCGGAGCAGGTCGAGGTGCCCACGACGGGTCCGAACGCCAAGATCAGCATGAGCATGGAGACCAGCGCGGGCCCGATCGGCCTGACGCTGAACAACGCCGAGTCGCCCTGCACGGTCAACAGTTTCATCAGCTTGGCCAAGCAGAAGTACTTCGACGGCACCTCCTGCCACCGGATGACCACCGGCGAGGGCCTGAAGGTGCTCCAGTGCGGCGATCCGACCGGCACCGGAATGGGTGGCCCGGGTTACCAATTCGCCAACGAATACCCGACCGATCAGTACGCCCCGAATGATCCGAACGCGCAGACGCCGGTCGACTACAAGCGCGGCGTGCTCGCCATGGCCAACGCCGGTCCCGGCACCAACGGCAGCCAGTTCTTCATCGTCTACGGCGATTCGCAGCTGCCGCCGCAGTACACCATCTTCGGGTCGGTGGACGAGAGCAGCCTCAGCACCCTGGACCAGATCGCCCAGGGCGGCAGTGACGATTCGAACGGCCCCGGCGACGGCAAGCCGATCAAGCCGGTGGAGATCCAGTCGGTGCTGCTCGACAACTGA
- the hisS gene encoding histidine--tRNA ligase, whose translation MTKTSSFSAPKGVPDYVPPGSAEFVAVRDGLLRAARLAGYGHIELPIFEDTGLFARGVGESTDVVSKEMYTFADRGDRSVTLRPEGTAGVMRAVIEHGLDRGQLPVKLVYSGPFFRYERPQAGRYRQLQQVGVEAIGVDDPALDAEVIAIADAGYRGLGLDGFRLELTSLGDDTCRPQYRELLQEFLFKLPLDEETRRRAELNPLRVLDDKRPDVREMTADAPLMIDHLSESAKAHFEQVLGYLDALGVPYVVNPRMVRGLDYYTKTTFEFVHDGLGAQSGIGGGGRYDGLMAQLGGQPLSGIGFGLGVDRTVLALQAEGKPAGDPARCEVFGVPLGDAAKQRLVVVAAQLRAAGVRVDLAYGGRGVKGAMKAADKSGAKYTLVLGDRDLAENTIGVKDMSNGDQRQVSLDEVVAVVRESL comes from the coding sequence GTGACCAAGACCAGCAGCTTCTCCGCCCCGAAGGGGGTCCCGGATTACGTGCCGCCCGGTTCGGCCGAGTTCGTCGCGGTGCGCGACGGCCTCCTCCGCGCCGCCCGACTGGCCGGATACGGGCATATCGAGCTGCCGATCTTCGAGGACACCGGCTTGTTCGCGCGCGGCGTCGGGGAATCCACCGATGTGGTCAGCAAGGAGATGTACACCTTCGCCGACCGGGGCGACCGCAGTGTGACGCTGCGTCCCGAGGGCACCGCCGGTGTGATGCGGGCGGTCATCGAGCACGGCCTCGATCGCGGGCAGCTGCCGGTGAAGCTCGTGTACTCCGGTCCGTTCTTCCGCTATGAACGCCCGCAGGCGGGGCGCTACCGGCAGTTGCAGCAGGTCGGGGTGGAGGCCATCGGCGTCGACGATCCGGCGCTGGACGCCGAGGTGATCGCGATCGCCGACGCGGGTTACCGCGGCCTCGGGCTCGACGGCTTCCGGCTGGAGCTCACCTCGCTCGGTGACGACACCTGCCGTCCGCAGTACCGGGAGCTGCTTCAGGAGTTCCTGTTCAAGTTGCCGCTGGACGAGGAGACCCGCCGGCGGGCCGAACTCAACCCGCTGCGCGTGCTCGACGACAAGCGCCCGGACGTGCGGGAAATGACCGCGGACGCGCCGCTGATGATCGACCACCTCTCCGAGTCGGCCAAGGCCCACTTCGAGCAGGTGCTCGGCTACCTCGACGCGCTCGGCGTGCCGTACGTGGTGAATCCGCGCATGGTTCGCGGCCTGGACTACTACACCAAGACCACCTTCGAATTCGTGCACGACGGCCTCGGCGCGCAGTCGGGTATCGGCGGCGGTGGCCGGTACGACGGACTGATGGCCCAACTCGGCGGGCAGCCGCTGTCCGGAATCGGGTTCGGCCTCGGTGTGGATCGCACCGTGCTCGCGTTGCAGGCCGAGGGCAAGCCGGCCGGCGACCCGGCACGCTGCGAGGTGTTCGGCGTACCGCTCGGCGACGCGGCCAAGCAGCGCCTCGTGGTGGTCGCCGCGCAGCTGCGGGCGGCGGGCGTGCGCGTCGACCTGGCCTATGGCGGGCGCGGCGTCAAGGGCGCGATGAAGGCGGCCGACAAGTCCGGCGCGAAATACACTTTGGTGCTCGGCGACCGCGACCTCGCGGAGAACACCATCGGCGTAAAGGACATGTCGAACGGTGACCAGCGACAGGTGTCCCTGGACGAGGTCGTCGCCGTCGTTCGTGAGTCGCTGTAA